Proteins encoded together in one Xenopus laevis strain J_2021 chromosome 6L, Xenopus_laevis_v10.1, whole genome shotgun sequence window:
- the igf2bp3.L gene encoding insulin-like growth factor 2 mRNA-binding protein 3-A isoform X2, with protein MVLDSLLAQYGTVENCEQVNTESETAVVNVTYANKEHARQGLEKLNGYQLENYSLKVTYIPDEMATPQAPSQQLQQQPQQQHPQGRRGFGQRGPARQGSPGAAARPKPQTEVPLRMLVPTQFVGAIIGKEGATIRNITKQTQSKIDIHRKENAGAAEKPITIHSTPEGCSAACKIIMEIMQKEAQDTKFTEEIPLKILAHNNFVGRLIGKEGRNLKKIEQDTDTKITISPLQDLTLYNPERTITVKGSIEPCAKAEEEIMKKIRESYENDIAAMNLQAHLIPGLNLNALGLFPSSSSGMPPPSVGVPSPTSSTSYPPFGQQPESETVHLFIPALAVGAIIGKQGQHIKQLSRFAGASIKIAPAEGPDAKLRMVIITGPPEAQFKAQGRIYGKLKEENFFGPKEEVKLETHIKVPSYAAGRVIGKGGKTVNELQNLTSAEVVVPRDQTPDENDEVVVKITGHFYASQLAQRKIQEILAQVRRQQQQQQKTVQSGQPQPRRK; from the exons GTACTGGACAGCCTGTTGGCACAGTATGGGACAGTGGAAAACTGTGAGCAAG TGAACACTGAATCAGAAACTGCAGTAGTGAATGTAACATATGCCAATAAGGAGCACGCTAGACA AGGACTCGAAAAATTAAACGGCTATCAGCTGGAAAACTATAGCCTGAAAGTGACGTATATACCTGATGAAATGGCAACACCGCAAGCACCATCCCAACAGCTTCAGCAGCAGCCGCAGCAGCAACACCCTCAAGGGAGGCGTGGGTTTGGGCAAAGGGGACCTGCCAGGCAGGGATCCCCTGGTGCTGCTGCAAGACCTAAGCCTCAGACAGAGGTTCCGCTGAGAATGCTGGTTCCCACACAGTTTGTAGGGGCGATCATTGGGAAAGAGGGTGCTACCATCAGGAACATCACTAAACAGACCCAGTCAAA AATAGATATTCACCGTAAAGAAAATGCAGGTGCTGCAGAGAAACCGATTACAATTCACTCAACCCCTGAAGGCTGCTCAGCTGCATGTAAGATCATTATGGAGATCATGCAGAAGGAAGCTCAGGATACCAAGTT CACTGAAGAAATCCCCTTAAAAATATTAGCACATAACAACTTTGTTGGCCGTCTTATTGGTAAAGAAGGAAGGAACCTTAAGAAAATTGAGCAAGATACAGATACAAAAATCACAATATCTCC ACTACAGGACTTGACACTGTACAATCCAGAACGGACCATTACAGTAAAAGGCAGCATTGAGCCATGTGCCAAAGCCGAGgaagaaatcatgaaaaaaattaggGAGTCCTATGAAAATGATATTGCTGCTATGAAT CTCCAGGCACATTTGATTCCTGGTTTGAACCTGAATGCATTGGGCCTTTTCCCATCATCCTCATCAGGAATGCCACCACCTTCTGTTGGAGTTCCCTCACCTACATCATCTACTTCTTATCCACCATTTGGG CAGCAGCCAGAGTCAGAGACCGTTCATCTCTTCATCCCAGCTTTAGCTGTGGGAGCGATTATTGGAAAGCAAGGACAACACATCAAACAACTATCACGTTTTGCAGGAGCATCTATTAAG ATTGCACCTGCGGAGGGACCTGATGCCAAACTAAGAATGGTGATCATCACTGGACCTCCTGAAGCCCAATTTAAG GCTCAAGGAAGGATCTATGGTAAACTGAAAGAAGAAAACTTCTTCGGACCTAAAGAAGAAGTGAAACTTGAGACCCACATTAAAGTGCCGTCATATGCTGCTGGACGGGTTATTGGCAAAGGAGGAAAAACA GTAAATGAACTTCAGAATTTAACAAGTGCAGAGGTTGTTGTGCCCCGTGATCAAACACCAGATGAAAATGATGAAGTGGTCGTTAAGATAACGGGTCACTTCTATGCAAGTCAG cttgcacaaaggaaaattcaGGAAATATTGGCTCAGGTAAGaagacagcagcagcaacagcagaaaACAGTGCAAAGTGGACAACCCCAACCGAGAAGAAAATAA